From Bacillus basilensis, a single genomic window includes:
- a CDS encoding DinB family protein, translating into MYTLFRYNWQVRDDWFKWCEQVSEEELLRKRVGGVGSILETLFHIVDVEYSWINALQEKEDTAPQFKEYQSIQKVKALSDLYKRELEDFLQVWSANLEVKILKASWTDKTYTYGEVLRHVIVHEIHHIGQLSIWARELNLQPISANLIGRGL; encoded by the coding sequence ATGTATACTTTATTTCGATACAATTGGCAAGTAAGAGACGATTGGTTTAAGTGGTGTGAGCAAGTTTCTGAGGAAGAATTACTCCGCAAGCGTGTTGGTGGTGTTGGAAGTATTTTAGAAACATTATTTCATATTGTAGATGTTGAGTATAGCTGGATTAATGCCCTTCAAGAAAAAGAAGATACTGCACCACAGTTTAAAGAGTATCAATCAATCCAAAAAGTGAAAGCGTTATCTGATTTATATAAACGAGAATTAGAAGATTTTTTACAAGTATGGTCAGCTAACTTAGAAGTTAAAATATTAAAAGCTTCGTGGACAGATAAAACATATACATATGGTGAGGTTTTAAGACATGTAATTGTGCATGAAATTCACCATATTGGTCAGCTATCTATATGGGCAAGAGAGTTAAACCTTCAGCCTATTTCAGCGAATTTAATTGGAAGAGGACTGTAG
- a CDS encoding D-alanyl-D-alanine carboxypeptidase family protein has protein sequence MQFLKKFAILLLSFVITALIVLYFYLYVNGPIIQAKSAILIDANSGEVVYKKNEETPIQSATLSKLMTEYIALEQLNEGKIQLNELVKISNEVFRTETSPIQVTSKDKTTVRDLLHAIFLTGNNRSTLALAEHIAGNEDNFTHLMNEKAKQLKLLQPSPFLNATGMNNDTNKLSTTTAIDVAKLATQLVTDFPDVLNITKLTSYQFTFKDSKVFNTNKMIYSLNKNIKLQGVDGLQTSFSTNGNYSFVSTAKRGDIRLISVILDAGEENSTFIETKKLLEYGFDPSSYSALQAFKDAVISWTVLLQFKNLIIQTLLIFFIITILMFLHIRQKKSEDFN, from the coding sequence ATGCAATTCTTGAAAAAGTTCGCAATTTTATTGTTATCTTTTGTTATTACAGCACTTATCGTTTTATATTTTTACCTTTATGTAAATGGTCCAATTATTCAAGCTAAATCGGCTATTTTAATAGATGCTAATTCAGGTGAAGTTGTTTATAAAAAAAATGAAGAAACTCCTATACAATCAGCAACTTTGTCTAAATTAATGACAGAGTATATCGCACTGGAACAACTGAATGAAGGAAAAATACAATTAAATGAATTGGTAAAAATAAGTAATGAAGTTTTCCGAACAGAAACAAGTCCTATACAAGTAACTTCGAAAGATAAAACGACGGTTCGTGATTTACTTCATGCAATCTTTTTAACAGGGAATAATCGTTCCACACTTGCCCTTGCAGAGCACATTGCTGGAAACGAAGATAACTTTACACATTTAATGAATGAAAAAGCAAAACAACTAAAGTTATTACAACCCTCTCCGTTTCTAAACGCTACTGGAATGAATAACGATACAAATAAACTATCAACTACAACAGCAATCGACGTTGCTAAACTAGCAACTCAATTAGTAACAGACTTTCCAGATGTACTGAACATTACAAAACTAACCTCTTACCAATTTACCTTCAAAGATTCAAAAGTTTTCAACACCAATAAGATGATATATTCCCTTAATAAAAACATTAAACTCCAAGGTGTTGACGGCTTACAAACTAGTTTCTCAACAAATGGTAATTATAGTTTTGTCAGTACAGCAAAACGAGGAGATATTAGACTTATTTCAGTGATATTAGATGCCGGTGAAGAAAACAGTACTTTTATTGAAACAAAAAAATTACTAGAGTACGGTTTTGACCCTTCCTCGTACTCTGCACTCCAAGCGTTTAAAGATGCTGTTATATCTTGGACAGTTTTGCTTCAGTTTAAAAATTTGATTATACAAACATTGTTGATTTTCTTTATTATTACAATTTTAATGTTTTTACATATACGTCAGAAAAAATCCGAGGATTTCAACTAG
- a CDS encoding cell wall metabolism sensor histidine kinase WalK, translating to MRNEAFDILKDIPKWKLIFWFSLAIILTPITELIIYRLVTSVIESSLTLSELGKEFIRIFGYEKYKGIKESLWMMIVSYLFLFSIFSSYLYIFYRHERKMYYETCIKKMIEEIRYIANGNFNHKVSIVNHNHLEELATGVNQIIEQLKVSIDEERQAEQAKSELITNVSHDLRTPLTSIVGYVNLIHHDNYRDEVELRHYIQVIYDKVTRLNALMNDLFEYTRVQNKELSLYSVPIDIVELLGQLTVQFRIQVQEANIECRPSFPSQKLMVLADGDKLVRVFENLIINAIAYGNDGGYIDLVAYESNNMITIDITNYGQPIPSTDLPHIFERFYRVEKSRSTNTGGSGLGLAIAKSIVELHKGTIEVYSDDKKTTFTVKLQPYKC from the coding sequence TTGAGAAATGAAGCATTTGATATATTAAAAGATATCCCTAAATGGAAGTTAATTTTTTGGTTCTCGTTAGCTATCATACTTACCCCTATAACTGAATTAATTATATATCGTCTTGTTACAAGTGTAATTGAAAGTTCACTTACGTTAAGCGAACTCGGAAAAGAATTCATTAGAATTTTTGGTTATGAAAAATATAAAGGAATAAAGGAATCTCTATGGATGATGATTGTCTCTTATTTATTTTTATTTTCTATTTTCTCATCCTACCTATACATTTTTTATCGTCATGAAAGAAAAATGTACTATGAAACTTGTATTAAAAAAATGATTGAAGAGATTCGTTATATTGCAAATGGAAACTTCAATCATAAGGTTTCTATCGTAAACCATAATCATCTGGAAGAGCTAGCGACTGGGGTTAATCAAATTATTGAACAATTGAAAGTCTCAATTGATGAAGAAAGACAGGCGGAACAAGCAAAAAGTGAACTTATTACAAATGTATCACATGATTTACGTACTCCTCTTACCTCTATAGTTGGATACGTGAATTTAATCCACCATGATAATTATAGAGATGAAGTGGAATTACGTCATTATATACAAGTCATTTACGATAAAGTAACCCGTCTTAATGCATTAATGAATGACTTGTTTGAATATACACGTGTTCAAAATAAAGAATTAAGTTTATATTCTGTCCCCATTGATATTGTAGAGCTACTTGGACAATTAACTGTTCAATTCCGCATACAAGTTCAAGAAGCAAATATAGAATGTCGACCTTCTTTCCCATCTCAAAAACTCATGGTATTAGCTGATGGTGACAAACTAGTGCGTGTGTTTGAAAATCTTATTATAAACGCTATCGCTTATGGAAACGATGGTGGATATATCGACCTTGTTGCCTATGAAAGCAATAATATGATTACTATAGATATAACAAATTATGGTCAACCTATTCCAAGTACCGATTTACCTCATATTTTTGAACGTTTTTATCGCGTTGAGAAATCGCGTTCTACAAACACTGGTGGATCTGGACTCGGATTAGCAATTGCAAAAAGTATTGTCGAATTGCATAAAGGAACAATCGAAGTATATAGTGATGATAAAAAAACAACTTTCACTGTAAAACTACAACCATATAAATGTTAA
- a CDS encoding response regulator transcription factor, whose amino-acid sequence MNKNILIIDDDKEIVELLAVYLRNEGYNIYKAYDGDEALQMISTYEVDLLILDIMMPKRNGLEVCQEVRENNTVPILMLSAKAEDMDKILGLMTGADDYMIKPFNPLELVARVKALLRRSSFQNTTSQKNEDGILHIRSAEIHKHNHTVKVNGEYIKLTSIEFDILYLLASNTGRVFSSEEIFERVWNEDGYGSNKTVMVHISNLRDKLETVMNGEKFIHTVWGVGYKIEK is encoded by the coding sequence ATGAACAAAAACATATTAATTATTGATGATGATAAAGAAATTGTTGAATTACTTGCTGTTTATTTGCGAAATGAAGGCTATAACATTTATAAAGCATACGATGGCGACGAGGCATTGCAAATGATTTCTACATATGAAGTTGACCTTTTGATTTTGGATATTATGATGCCAAAACGAAATGGATTAGAAGTTTGCCAGGAAGTTCGTGAGAATAACACTGTACCTATTCTTATGCTGAGTGCAAAAGCAGAAGATATGGATAAAATATTAGGTCTTATGACAGGTGCAGATGATTATATGATTAAACCATTCAATCCATTAGAATTAGTAGCTAGAGTGAAAGCTTTGCTACGAAGATCATCTTTCCAAAATACTACTTCTCAAAAGAATGAAGATGGTATTCTTCATATTCGTTCTGCTGAAATACACAAACATAATCATACTGTTAAAGTAAATGGAGAATATATTAAACTTACATCTATTGAATTTGATATTTTATATTTACTTGCGAGTAATACTGGAAGAGTATTTAGCTCCGAAGAAATTTTTGAACGTGTTTGGAATGAAGATGGTTATGGTTCAAATAAAACTGTAATGGTTCACATTAGTAATTTACGGGATAAACTTGAAACAGTAATGAATGGAGAGAAGTTTATTCATACTGTTTGGGGAGTAGGCTATAAAATTGAGAAATGA
- the yqeK gene encoding bis(5'-nucleosyl)-tetraphosphatase (symmetrical) YqeK: protein MLYKDIYSFSPTGKIENDIKDFLLKYNQEFTYKHSIRVANKARKIAEMFYGDEEKAAIAGYLHDISAIFPNDVRIAVAEEFGVEIIEEEREFPMIIHQKLSRVIAKEIFKVKDEEILNAICCHTTLRKHAKKMDLVLFVADKIEWDQNGTPPFLVEVKNGLEKSLEHAAFAYISYLWERKDTLKVIHPWLEEAYWHLKEIVE, encoded by the coding sequence ATGTTATATAAAGATATATATTCATTTTCTCCAACTGGAAAAATAGAAAATGATATTAAAGATTTTTTATTAAAATACAATCAAGAATTTACATATAAGCATTCAATTCGTGTAGCAAATAAGGCGAGAAAAATTGCAGAAATGTTTTATGGAGATGAAGAAAAAGCAGCGATCGCGGGATATTTACATGATATTAGTGCAATATTTCCAAATGATGTGCGGATTGCAGTTGCTGAAGAATTTGGAGTTGAAATCATAGAAGAAGAGCGAGAGTTTCCGATGATTATTCATCAAAAATTGTCGAGGGTAATTGCAAAAGAGATATTTAAAGTAAAAGATGAAGAGATTTTAAATGCAATCTGTTGCCATACCACGCTGCGTAAACATGCAAAGAAGATGGATTTAGTGTTATTTGTTGCCGATAAAATAGAATGGGATCAAAATGGGACACCACCATTTTTAGTAGAAGTAAAAAACGGATTGGAAAAATCGTTGGAACATGCTGCATTTGCATATATTTCATATTTATGGGAAAGAAAAGATACATTGAAAGTTATACATCCGTGGCTAGAAGAAGCATATTGGCATTTAAAAGAAATTGTAGAGTAG
- a CDS encoding S-adenosylhomocysteine nucleosidase — protein MTVGEVKRVMKRIAIVAAWEPELNYLQQYYPSERIEKRAAWEFHFHTINDLEIISVITGVGKVSCASCVQLLISEFQPDELFMTGICGSLSNKVKNGHIVVALNAIQHDVTAAGSGEDVFNLYNGRTAPIETTKSLVRRIKKIRSYDPIHFGTFLSGDQRIRNSEMRYLLHTVYGALAVDQEVAAFAYVCHINQKPFLSLKAASDQANDKTKEEQKIFKMLACERACEHLIAFLRVYEINVVNHR, from the coding sequence ATGACAGTGGGGGAAGTGAAGCGTGTAATGAAACGTATTGCAATCGTAGCCGCATGGGAACCTGAACTTAATTATTTGCAACAATATTATCCAAGTGAACGCATTGAAAAAAGAGCAGCTTGGGAATTTCATTTTCATACTATAAATGATCTGGAAATTATTTCAGTTATAACTGGTGTTGGGAAAGTTAGTTGTGCTAGTTGTGTTCAATTATTAATTAGTGAATTTCAGCCTGATGAGTTGTTTATGACAGGAATATGCGGAAGCCTATCAAACAAGGTAAAAAATGGTCATATTGTAGTGGCACTAAACGCAATACAACACGATGTTACTGCTGCTGGTTCGGGCGAAGATGTTTTTAACTTATATAATGGTAGAACAGCACCTATTGAAACAACAAAGTCACTTGTAAGAAGAATAAAAAAAATACGATCTTATGACCCGATCCACTTCGGTACATTCTTATCTGGAGATCAACGTATTCGTAATTCGGAAATGAGATATTTACTCCATACTGTATATGGAGCATTGGCAGTTGATCAAGAAGTGGCAGCTTTTGCTTATGTGTGTCATATAAACCAGAAACCATTTCTAAGTTTAAAAGCCGCTTCAGATCAAGCGAACGATAAAACGAAAGAGGAACAAAAAATATTTAAAATGTTAGCATGTGAAAGAGCATGTGAGCATTTAATTGCTTTTTTACGTGTGTATGAGATTAATGTAGTAAATCATAGATAG
- a CDS encoding SDR family oxidoreductase, translating into MESTNKIAILGANGKAGKFLVNEALEKGYQVKILTRNFNNMTITNENLEAIIGDARDFFAICELLKGCQTVINAVGQPKNESYIFSTVTKHILKVMKGFEIKRYILISGGSVNVAGDQKRIVNKIGAHLFKVFLPKMMQDKYKELQIIQSSDVDWTIVRLPFVMDGKGIGKIKESLVDMPGIKIKNGDIAPFVIKQINSERYVGKCPFISN; encoded by the coding sequence TTGGAAAGTACAAATAAAATAGCTATTCTGGGCGCGAATGGAAAAGCTGGGAAATTTCTTGTGAACGAAGCGTTAGAAAAGGGATATCAAGTAAAAATATTAACGAGAAATTTTAATAATATGACGATAACTAATGAAAATTTAGAGGCTATTATTGGGGATGCACGTGATTTTTTTGCAATATGCGAATTACTTAAAGGTTGTCAAACTGTAATAAATGCGGTAGGTCAACCGAAAAATGAATCTTACATTTTTAGTACAGTAACGAAACATATTTTGAAAGTAATGAAGGGATTTGAAATTAAGCGTTATATTCTTATTTCTGGTGGTTCTGTAAATGTCGCAGGAGATCAGAAGAGAATTGTGAATAAAATAGGGGCCCACTTGTTTAAAGTGTTTTTACCAAAAATGATGCAAGATAAATATAAAGAATTACAAATTATTCAAAGTAGTGATGTAGATTGGACAATTGTTAGATTACCATTTGTTATGGATGGGAAGGGCATTGGAAAAATAAAAGAAAGTTTAGTAGATATGCCAGGAATCAAAATAAAAAATGGGGATATTGCACCATTTGTTATAAAACAAATTAATAGTGAGAGGTATGTAGGGAAGTGTCCGTTCATTTCAAATTAA
- a CDS encoding GNAT family N-acetyltransferase has translation MIQYKRCSEVSIDLVYEAFRDGFSDYIIKMEVSKEDFIKRFLGTEGNLLEHSFLALDGGKSIGVILGGIKDYENIKTMRCGTLAVHPNYRGIGVSQKLFELHKEEALQNECKQLFLEVIVGNDRAIRFYNKLGYEKVYDLSYYNLKDLTKIISKGGKGIEVKQLEFPSFKVEIQKWLHFHINWQNDMDYIEKTNNTFYGAYVGNELNGSICINEQGKISFIFVDKDYRNIGIATSLLLRASEELNIASLSIGFPNNNLLEGFLKKTGFEKNSLAQYEMYLLL, from the coding sequence ATGATTCAATACAAAAGATGCAGTGAAGTGAGTATAGATTTAGTATATGAGGCTTTTAGGGACGGATTTTCAGATTACATCATAAAAATGGAAGTTTCAAAAGAGGATTTTATAAAAAGATTTTTGGGAACAGAAGGTAACTTGCTAGAGCACTCTTTTCTTGCTTTAGACGGCGGCAAATCAATTGGTGTAATACTTGGTGGGATAAAGGATTATGAAAACATAAAAACAATGCGCTGTGGAACATTAGCGGTTCATCCTAATTACCGTGGTATTGGTGTGAGTCAAAAGTTATTTGAACTACATAAAGAAGAGGCGCTTCAAAACGAGTGTAAGCAACTTTTTCTTGAAGTTATTGTAGGCAATGACCGAGCAATTCGTTTTTATAATAAATTAGGCTATGAAAAAGTGTACGATCTATCCTATTATAATTTAAAAGATTTGACTAAAATAATAAGTAAAGGTGGTAAGGGAATTGAAGTAAAACAATTAGAATTCCCATCTTTTAAAGTTGAAATTCAGAAATGGTTACATTTCCATATTAATTGGCAAAATGATATGGATTATATCGAAAAAACAAATAATACATTTTACGGTGCATATGTAGGAAATGAATTGAATGGTTCTATATGTATAAATGAACAAGGTAAAATTAGTTTTATTTTCGTAGACAAAGATTATAGAAATATTGGCATTGCAACGAGTTTACTACTTAGGGCAAGTGAAGAATTGAATATAGCAAGTTTATCAATTGGATTTCCAAATAACAATTTACTAGAAGGATTTTTAAAGAAAACTGGATTTGAAAAGAATTCTTTAGCACAATATGAAATGTATTTATTGCTATAA
- a CDS encoding M4 family metallopeptidase, with protein sequence MKNKKEIAIVALTTGLALTSVTPYGVSYAEETGKMQVDIQEDSFRTGELTQPSQKTPENVVKDALKEKTEHALSPKQVSGDKGVDYKVLQKRGSYDGTTLVRMQQIYEGKEVYGHQLTVHVDKKGIIKSVSGDSAQNLAKEDLKNPINLSKEEAKQYIYTKYGKDIKFISEPEVKEVIFVDENHGQATNAYQVTFAAATPNYVSGTYLVNAQNGDMLKNMVQESDLKVSEEHVESLKESKKNNSISLTGTGKDDLGITRSFGISKQSNGKYALADYTRGQGIETYDVNYRDINFEERYYPGILATSTSTTFNEPKAVSAHFLATKVYDFYKDKYKRNSFDNKGKKVVSVVHAWHSGETDDPKNWGNAFNANINNVSMLIYGDPMVRAFDIAGHEFTHAVTSSESNLEFFGESGAINEALSDIMGTAIEKYINNGEFNWTIGEQSGSVLRNMKNPSSVKFFDGVPYPDDYSKFSDLNGEDNEGVHFNSSIINKVAYLIAQGGTHNGVTVNGIGEDKMFDIFYYANTDELNMTSNFSELRLACLKVATNIYGANSTEVEAVQKAFDAAKINGEVKEKEKTEENQVPELTVPPTITLHVGDTFDPMRNVKAVDKEDGDLTIRVKYKGDVDTSNPGKYIVEYSVIDSQGGNATATQTVIVEENGEASDLNPILTVPTAATIRVGDSFDPMAKVLAIDKEDGDLTSKVKIEGEVDASKAGTYVLTYKVTDSKGHEVTAKQTVTVEAREEVKNEMPMLKVPATTTIIKGDQFDPMIGVSATDKEGGDLTSKVVYEGTVDTSKSGTFEIIYSVRDSIGNEVNTIQKVFVKDKDTGKANGLANNTNKSNISNNNNFEKKDSIYKELPNTGASTTNSAAMGIWMVITGTVLTLIRKFRKVQK encoded by the coding sequence ATGAAAAATAAAAAAGAAATAGCTATAGTTGCATTAACAACAGGATTAGCTTTAACAAGCGTAACACCATATGGAGTAAGTTATGCAGAGGAAACGGGTAAAATGCAAGTTGATATTCAAGAGGATTCGTTCCGTACAGGTGAACTTACACAACCATCACAAAAGACGCCAGAGAATGTAGTCAAAGATGCACTTAAGGAAAAGACGGAGCATGCTTTGTCTCCAAAACAAGTAAGTGGAGACAAAGGAGTAGATTACAAAGTGCTTCAAAAACGTGGTTCATATGATGGGACTACACTTGTGCGTATGCAACAAATATATGAAGGAAAAGAAGTATATGGACACCAATTGACTGTTCATGTAGATAAAAAGGGTATTATTAAAAGCGTTTCAGGAGATAGCGCACAAAATTTAGCAAAAGAAGATTTAAAGAATCCTATTAATTTATCAAAAGAAGAAGCAAAACAATATATTTATACGAAGTATGGGAAAGATATTAAATTTATTTCTGAGCCAGAAGTTAAGGAAGTTATTTTTGTTGATGAAAATCATGGGCAGGCTACTAACGCATATCAAGTTACATTTGCAGCCGCAACACCAAACTATGTATCTGGAACTTATTTAGTGAATGCTCAAAATGGTGATATGTTGAAAAACATGGTACAAGAATCAGATTTAAAAGTAAGTGAAGAGCATGTTGAATCTTTAAAGGAGAGTAAAAAAAATAATTCCATTTCATTAACTGGAACAGGAAAAGATGATTTAGGTATAACTCGCTCATTTGGTATTTCTAAACAAAGTAATGGGAAATATGCGCTTGCTGATTATACAAGAGGGCAAGGAATTGAGACCTATGATGTAAATTATAGAGATATTAATTTTGAAGAAAGATATTATCCTGGTATATTAGCAACTAGCACTTCGACAACATTTAATGAACCAAAGGCGGTAAGTGCTCATTTCTTAGCAACAAAGGTATATGATTTTTATAAAGACAAATATAAGCGTAATAGTTTTGATAATAAGGGGAAAAAAGTAGTATCAGTTGTACATGCATGGCATTCAGGAGAAACAGATGATCCTAAAAATTGGGGGAATGCATTTAATGCTAATATTAATAATGTTAGTATGCTTATATATGGTGATCCAATGGTTAGAGCGTTTGACATAGCGGGCCATGAATTTACACATGCGGTTACATCTAGCGAATCTAATCTTGAATTCTTTGGGGAATCTGGAGCCATTAATGAGGCATTATCTGATATTATGGGAACGGCTATTGAGAAATATATAAATAATGGCGAATTTAATTGGACAATAGGAGAACAAAGTGGATCAGTTCTCCGTAATATGAAAAATCCATCTTCAGTCAAATTTTTTGATGGAGTACCGTATCCGGATGATTATAGTAAATTCAGTGATTTAAACGGAGAGGATAATGAGGGCGTTCATTTCAACTCAAGTATTATTAATAAAGTCGCGTATTTAATTGCACAAGGTGGCACTCATAACGGTGTAACTGTAAATGGTATTGGTGAAGATAAAATGTTTGATATTTTCTATTATGCAAATACTGATGAATTGAACATGACTTCTAATTTCTCTGAATTAAGATTAGCGTGTCTTAAAGTTGCAACAAACATATATGGGGCAAATTCAACTGAGGTTGAAGCGGTCCAAAAAGCTTTTGATGCAGCAAAAATTAATGGAGAAGTGAAAGAAAAAGAAAAAACTGAGGAAAACCAAGTCCCAGAATTAACTGTACCACCTACAATTACACTACATGTCGGTGATACGTTCGACCCGATGAGAAATGTAAAAGCTGTTGATAAAGAAGATGGTGATTTAACAATTAGAGTGAAATATAAAGGTGATGTAGATACTTCAAATCCAGGTAAATACATTGTAGAATACTCGGTCATTGATTCTCAAGGAGGGAATGCAACGGCAACACAGACTGTAATTGTAGAAGAAAATGGAGAAGCATCAGATCTAAATCCTATATTAACAGTGCCTACTGCAGCGACAATTCGTGTAGGAGATTCATTCGATCCAATGGCAAAAGTGTTGGCTATTGATAAAGAAGACGGCGATCTTACTTCTAAAGTAAAGATTGAAGGTGAAGTAGATGCCTCTAAAGCCGGTACATATGTATTAACGTACAAAGTTACAGATTCAAAAGGTCATGAAGTAACTGCGAAACAAACTGTAACGGTCGAAGCTAGAGAAGAAGTGAAAAATGAAATGCCGATGCTAAAAGTACCTGCTACAACTACAATTATTAAAGGAGATCAATTCGATCCAATGATAGGAGTGTCAGCTACTGATAAAGAGGGCGGTGATCTTACTTCTAAAGTAGTGTATGAAGGAACTGTAGATACATCTAAATCTGGTACTTTTGAAATAATATATAGTGTCAGAGATTCCATAGGCAATGAGGTAAATACAATACAAAAAGTATTTGTGAAAGATAAAGACACTGGAAAAGCTAATGGCCTTGCTAATAACACTAATAAGAGTAATATATCGAACAACAATAATTTCGAGAAAAAAGATTCTATATATAAAGAGCTGCCTAATACAGGTGCAAGTACAACTAACAGTGCAGCAATGGGTATATGGATGGTTATTACAGGTACAGTACTCACTTTAATTCGTAAATTTAGAAAGGTACAAAAATAA
- a CDS encoding SRPBCC family protein, with product MLAVIDKQDNEYVVQFDRHFSYSIEEVWSVLTENSKLKKWMSNLQIESLKTGGIIKFDMMDGSFINIDILECQLNSVLEFTWDKDRVRFEIHKEENGSLLLLKEYIHELTDHTPKDIAGWHICLDLFSSILEGEEKEFSKDEWQQWFEIYKDKLLEVRG from the coding sequence ATGTTAGCTGTAATAGATAAACAAGATAATGAATACGTAGTACAATTTGATCGTCATTTTTCATATTCAATAGAAGAGGTTTGGTCAGTTTTAACAGAAAACAGTAAGTTAAAAAAATGGATGTCTAATTTGCAGATTGAAAGCCTTAAAACAGGTGGAATCATAAAGTTCGACATGATGGATGGTTCATTTATAAATATTGATATTTTAGAGTGTCAACTAAACTCAGTACTTGAATTTACTTGGGATAAAGATCGGGTTCGATTTGAAATACATAAAGAGGAAAATGGTTCTCTTTTACTCCTTAAAGAATACATTCATGAATTAACTGATCATACACCGAAAGATATAGCAGGTTGGCATATTTGTTTAGATCTTTTTTCTTCCATTCTAGAAGGAGAAGAAAAAGAGTTTTCTAAAGATGAATGGCAACAATGGTTTGAAATATATAAGGATAAGCTTCTTGAAGTAAGAGGATAA
- a CDS encoding PadR family transcriptional regulator, with the protein MCVLSILSKKKSYGYEIMKELEVNNLKLKGVGSIYPILTKLKNQEWVNTYQEVTDSGKVRIYYEINENGKIRLEKKINEWLELQSDIQTLLKSGLKGDLLK; encoded by the coding sequence ATGTGTGTATTATCTATTTTGTCGAAAAAGAAAAGTTATGGTTATGAGATTATGAAAGAACTTGAAGTAAACAATTTAAAATTGAAAGGAGTAGGAAGTATTTACCCCATTTTAACTAAGTTGAAAAATCAAGAATGGGTTAATACTTATCAAGAAGTAACAGACAGTGGTAAAGTTAGGATTTATTATGAAATTAATGAAAATGGGAAAATACGTCTTGAGAAGAAAATTAATGAGTGGTTAGAATTGCAATCGGATATTCAAACATTATTAAAAAGCGGTTTGAAAGGAGACCTTCTGAAATGA